In Ammoniphilus sp. CFH 90114, a genomic segment contains:
- a CDS encoding dicarboxylate/amino acid:cation symporter: MKVGLIPKLLAGIIIGMLAGLYLPDEGVRLFITVKGIIGQFIGFTVPLIIVFFITSGVAQLGNQSGKTVGMTVAVAYLSTICAGTLAYFAASNLIPLLAAGAGNVAGGGEALKPFFELKIDPMMGVMTALVTAFLFGIGLSKIKNDSLYQFFQGGKAIIDLVIVKVIIPILPFYIAAIFAGMASEGQVFETVKVFGIVLLLAVALHWIWLIVLYGVSAGVSGRSPLRALRNMLPAYMTAIGTMSSAATIPVTLSSVKKLGVKGEVANFVVPLSATIHLSGSTITLLTCSMAVMFLSNGLAIPGYFQVLPFIAMLGIMMVAAPGVPGGAVMASIGLLGSMLGFDEAAIGLMIALYMAQDSFGTACNVTGDGAIAMLVEKWSGNSANASAKRDIA; encoded by the coding sequence ATGAAAGTAGGTCTTATTCCTAAGTTGTTGGCAGGGATTATCATAGGTATGTTGGCAGGACTCTATTTGCCAGATGAGGGAGTTCGTTTATTCATTACGGTAAAAGGGATTATTGGTCAATTTATCGGATTTACGGTTCCTTTAATCATCGTGTTCTTTATTACTAGTGGTGTAGCACAACTCGGAAATCAATCTGGGAAAACAGTCGGAATGACGGTTGCCGTGGCGTACCTTTCCACGATTTGTGCTGGCACGTTGGCTTATTTTGCCGCCAGCAATCTGATTCCGTTACTTGCTGCCGGTGCAGGCAACGTGGCTGGAGGGGGAGAAGCCCTAAAGCCGTTTTTTGAGTTGAAGATTGATCCGATGATGGGAGTCATGACAGCATTGGTGACGGCGTTTTTGTTTGGGATTGGGTTAAGCAAGATTAAGAACGACTCGCTATACCAATTTTTCCAGGGCGGGAAAGCGATTATCGATTTAGTGATTGTTAAAGTTATTATTCCAATATTACCTTTTTATATTGCTGCGATCTTTGCGGGGATGGCGAGTGAAGGGCAAGTGTTTGAAACGGTAAAAGTGTTTGGTATCGTTCTTTTATTGGCAGTCGCTTTGCACTGGATTTGGCTAATCGTATTATACGGAGTTTCTGCAGGGGTATCCGGAAGATCACCTCTTCGCGCATTAAGAAATATGCTTCCTGCCTATATGACGGCCATTGGTACGATGTCGAGTGCGGCAACGATTCCTGTGACGCTGAGTTCAGTGAAGAAGCTTGGGGTTAAAGGTGAAGTGGCGAATTTCGTTGTTCCTCTATCAGCGACGATTCACTTGTCCGGTAGTACGATCACGCTGTTAACATGTTCGATGGCGGTGATGTTTCTATCTAACGGCCTTGCCATACCGGGATACTTTCAAGTGCTTCCATTCATTGCGATGCTCGGCATCATGATGGTTGCAGCTCCCGGGGTCCCAGGTGGCGCGGTCATGGCATCCATTGGCTTGCTTGGAAGTATGCTCGGCTTTGATGAAGCGGCAATTGGCTTGATGATCGCTCTTTATATGGCCCAAGACAGCTTTGGCACGGCATGCAATGTCACAGGTGATGGTGCGATTGCTATGCTTGTTGAAAAGTGGAGTGGAAATAGTGCGAATGCATCCGCTAAGCGCGATATAGCTTAA